The Chrysemys picta bellii isolate R12L10 unplaced genomic scaffold, ASM1138683v2 scaf1314, whole genome shotgun sequence genome contains the following window.
tctccatccccttctgcgcAATCTATgccatagccatcttggggaacttcaccatcctgttcatcgtaAAGACGGAGCCgagcctccatgggcccatgtactatttcctttgcatgctggccatcaccgacctggtcctgtctacatccatcctgcccaaaatgctgagcatcttctggttctattccagggagatcaatttcagtgcatgcctcacccagatgtacttcattctcAGCTTCTCTGTGATAGAGTCTGGGATTCTTGTGGctatggcttttgatcgctacgtggccatctgtgatcccctgagacattccaccacccTAAAAAATCCGGTGGTGGCCAAAATTGGCCTGGCCATGGTGCTGCGCGGCATCATGCTCATACTGCCACATCCTTTCCTGGCGAGGAgatggccatattgcagaaccaacatcattccCCACACATACTGTGAGCACATAGCTGTGGTGAAGTTGGCCTGTGCCGACATCAGCCTCAGTAGTTACTACAGCCTCTCTGTGGCATTCTTCGTGATCGGtctggatgtgttttttatcaccgtgtcctataccc
Protein-coding sequences here:
- the LOC135979855 gene encoding olfactory receptor 52K1-like — encoded protein: MQETPFCLSVGHVLPFTMSESNSTDFTNPSTFILLGIPGLEAAHVWISIPFCAIYAIAILGNFTILFIVKTEPSLHGPMYYFLCMLAITDLVLSTSILPKMLSIFWFYSREINFSACLTQMYFILSFSVIESGILVAMAFDRYVAICDPLRHSTTLKNPVVAKIGLAMVLRGIMLILPHPFLARRWPYCRTNIIPHTYCEHIAVVKLACADISLSSYYSLSVAFFVIGLDVFFITVSYTQILRAIFSLPTKDARLKTFGTCGSHLCVILASYIPHLFSALMQRFGHNVALHFHVLMANMHLLVPPMLNPIIYGVKTQQIRNRLLQLFTRKGT